The Allocoprobacillus halotolerans nucleotide sequence GACTACGCGCATCAATAACCGATACACATTTTTGTAAACCAGCATAAGTGGCTAATGAAGAAATTGCTTTAATACGCACTGAAGAAATCACACTCAATGTTTTCGCAATTGTTAAAGCGACTCTTTCTCCTGTATAAGAACCTGGCCCAATTGTTAAAATGATTTCATCTATATCTAACAATTCTTTATGATATTTTTCTAATAATTTTTGAAGATAGGGAATCGCATTTTCAGATTGACGTTTAGACCCCATTTCTTGAATACTTTCCAGACATTTATTATCTTCATATAAAGCAACCATTAAATATTGATTCGATGTATCCATTATTAATTGTAACATATATCCATCTCCTTTAATAATTGCTGATATTTTTCACCATGAGCTATAAAATCCATACGACGTGTCTGATCGTTATTTTTTGTCATATGTATTTCTAATCTGTTTACTGGTAAAATGTCTTGAATATACATCGGCCATTCAATCACACAGATACCATCATTTTCAAACATTTCTTCAAATCCCAATTCTTCATTTTCACCCTCTAAACGATAAGCATCAAAATGATAAAAAGGCATTCTCCCTTGATATTCTTTAACAATCGTAAAAGTTGGTGAATTAATAATTTTGGTTACTCCTAATCCTTTTCCAATTCCTTTTGTAAAAGTTGTTTTTCCAACCCCTAACTCACCTTCTAAAGTAATAATTGCATTGGGAAATAAGTGTTTTGCAAGTTCTTCTCCAAAATCAATCATATCCTGTTCATTTTGAAAATCCACGATGATCCCTCCTTTTTCTATAATTTCCACTTTGGTAATAATGATACCAATACTGGGCAAAGCCCGGTCTAAATGGTCCTGACATATTCATCGTCATATCAATCAATTGAGAAAGTTGACGATGTAATATATCATCCAATTCATCACTATAATTCATTGCAACTTTATGCTGCTGATATTCTTCTTCATCTAAAATCTTATACTTATAATCAGGGAAGACTTTTAAATCTAAATCATAATCAATATATTTTAAAGCTTCACCATCATACAATGTAGGAGATGCAATATTGCAATAAAAATGCACCCCCGTCTTACGAATCATACAAATGACATTATACCATTTTCGTTTTGGGAAATAACAAATCGCTGGTTCCCTTGTATACCATTTACGTCCATCAGCTTCTGTTACCAAAGTTCTATTATTGACAACAATATAATGATGTGGTGTTTCTTCTAAAACCAGTCCTTTATCCCAACAACGATGAATACTTCCATCATGTTTATAACAATGAATAAGGATATTTTGACCAACAAATGTCTTATTCATAATCAATAACCTCTTTCTATAACAGAATTATTATACACAAGTTAACTCTTTTTTAAAGTAAATTTACCTTTGACTTTCGGTTTTTTGCATTCTTTTTTGAAGGGTATGTCTTGTTGTTTATTGTCATAACCCTTGTTTTCTTATCTATATCATCTTTTTTGTTTTTGTTCTCTTTTTATTGTAGCTGAAAAAGTGTCATTTTCATGACCTTTTTTATTATTTACTATATGTTCATTTTATAGTTTCAGTTGCAGCTGCCTGTATTCCTGCTTCTCTCTTATATTTTGAAACTCCTTGATTCCCTTTTGTGCATATTTTAATATTTCCTGTATCCCTTTACTGATCTGATAGCACCAGTAATATCTCTTTCCTTTAAGCGATTT carries:
- the tsaE gene encoding tRNA (adenosine(37)-N6)-threonylcarbamoyltransferase complex ATPase subunit type 1 TsaE: MVDFQNEQDMIDFGEELAKHLFPNAIITLEGELGVGKTTFTKGIGKGLGVTKIINSPTFTIVKEYQGRMPFYHFDAYRLEGENEELGFEEMFENDGICVIEWPMYIQDILPVNRLEIHMTKNNDQTRRMDFIAHGEKYQQLLKEMDICYN
- the tsaB gene encoding tRNA (adenosine(37)-N6)-threonylcarbamoyltransferase complex dimerization subunit type 1 TsaB: MLQLIMDTSNQYLMVALYEDNKCLESIQEMGSKRQSENAIPYLQKLLEKYHKELLDIDEIILTIGPGSYTGERVALTIAKTLSVISSVRIKAISSLATYAGLQKCVSVIDARSQKVFVCAYENGQALIPEQMMEIIHFPQFMQSYQDFQVVGQNEVVGYDNVEVNLALNLHELAKNTPVCENVDALVPRYLKDVEAKKICL
- a CDS encoding DUF402 domain-containing protein, encoding MNKTFVGQNILIHCYKHDGSIHRCWDKGLVLEETPHHYIVVNNRTLVTEADGRKWYTREPAICYFPKRKWYNVICMIRKTGVHFYCNIASPTLYDGEALKYIDYDLDLKVFPDYKYKILDEEEYQQHKVAMNYSDELDDILHRQLSQLIDMTMNMSGPFRPGFAQYWYHYYQSGNYRKRRDHRGFSK